GGCGACCCCCAAAAGATGGGAAAGTCTGTGGGAACCGACGCCGAACGCAACAAGAACACTTACCCGTCGGTTCTCGGCCTGGCCGAATCGCGGCAATTTGCCGTGGAACTCGTAGAAAAGGCCTTGCAAGCAATCGAGGCCTTTGATAAAAAAGCCCACCCCCTGCGGGCTATTGCCCGCTATGTGATCGAACGTAACCGTTGAATTATGAGCTTGCTTGACAAAATCGAATCCCCAGACGACCTGAAAAAGCTGCCTCGCTCCGAGTTGAAAGCCGTTGCAGCCGAAATCAGGAAGATGATCGTCGATGTGGTTTCCAAAAGCGGCGGCCATTTGGCGTCCAGCCTGGGTGCGGTTGAGTTGGCCATCGCCCTGCACACGGTTTTCAACCCTCCCAAAGACAAAATCGTCTGGGACGTGGGACATCAGGCCTATGCCCATAAGATTCTCACCGGCAGGCGCCATTTATTTGACACCATTAGAAAATTAGACGGCCTGTCCGGATTCACGCGTCTCAGCGAAAGTGATTATGATGCCTTTACAACCGGGCACAGCAGCACATCAATTTCCGCGGGGCTGGGGATTGCGACCGCCAAACACCTCAAAAAGGAGAAATCGAAAGTGATTGCCGTCATCGGGGATGGATCCATGACGGCGGGCCTGGCCTACGAGGCGCTCAATCAGACCGGCGATGCTCACAAGGAGAGAGATCTGATCGTCATTTTGAATGACAATGAAATGTCGATTTCCCGCAATGTCGGTGCGCTCTCTTCACTGCTGAGCCGCACCTTTTCCAACAAAAAGCTGCAGGAGCTCCGCAAGGATTTCGGGATCCTGCTGAAATCCTTGCCTAAAATCGGCGACGACATCTATCAACTTGCCAAGCGTTCCGAAGATTCCTTCAAAACCTTTGTCACGCCCGGTATGCTTTTCGAGGCCTTCAACTTCGAGTATTTTGGCCCCATCGACGGCCACAACATCAACCACCTGATCGATATCCTCGAAAACATAAAATTCAGGGACGAGCCGGTGCTGCTTCACGTGACCACCAAAAAAGGCAAAGGGTATCCGCCTGCGGAAAAAAACCCCGTTTATTTTCACGGTTGCGGAAGTTTCGACGTGGAAACGGGGGTTTGCAAACCGTTGCAAAGCAATGCACCCTCTTACACCGAGGTTTTTGGCGAGGCAATGATCAATTTTGCCGAAAAAGACGCCAGGATCGTGGCGGTAACGGCCGCCATGCCAGAGGGAACGGGGTTGACGCACTTCGCCCA
This sequence is a window from Deltaproteobacteria bacterium. Protein-coding genes within it:
- the dxs gene encoding 1-deoxy-D-xylulose-5-phosphate synthase, whose translation is MSLLDKIESPDDLKKLPRSELKAVAAEIRKMIVDVVSKSGGHLASSLGAVELAIALHTVFNPPKDKIVWDVGHQAYAHKILTGRRHLFDTIRKLDGLSGFTRLSESDYDAFTTGHSSTSISAGLGIATAKHLKKEKSKVIAVIGDGSMTAGLAYEALNQTGDAHKERDLIVILNDNEMSISRNVGALSSLLSRTFSNKKLQELRKDFGILLKSLPKIGDDIYQLAKRSEDSFKTFVTPGMLFEAFNFEYFGPIDGHNINHLIDILENIKFRDEPVLLHVTTKKGKGYPPAEKNPVYFHGCGSFDVETGVCKPLQSNAPSYTEVFGEAMINFAEKDARIVAVTAAMPEGTGLTHFAQRFPQRFFDVGIAEPHGVTFAAGLASEGFKPVVAIYSTFLQRAYDQILHDVCLESLNVVFAIDRGGIVGEDGPTHHGL